GAGCGGCTGCGCGGCGCTTCACGCCCGCGCGCGCGACCCGGTCGAGGAGAGGCGCGATGCAGGAGATGATCCGCCAGCTCAAGGCCGCATGGCTGTCGCTCTCGCTCAAGCAGCGCATCAGCCTCGGCGCGTCGGCCCTCATGACGGCCGCGGCCGTGATCGCTCTCGTCTGGTGGGCGAAGCAGCCGACGTGGTCGATTCTCTACACCGGCCTCGATCCGAAAGAGGCGCAGCAGATCGTCCAGACGCTCCAGGCGCGCAAGGTTCCCCTGCGGCTGAGCGAGGGCGGCCAAACGATCGAGGTGCCTGCCGAGAGAGTCGACCGGCTGCGCATCGAGCTCGCCGCGCAGAACCTTCCGACCAGCGGCCGGTTCGGCTTCATGAGCATGTTCGAGCAGGAAACGCTGGCCCAGTCCAACGAGATGCAGCGGATCCGCTACCAGAAAGCCCTCGAGGACGAGCTGGCGCAGACGATCGAGGCGCTGGACGAGGTCCGCTCGGCCCGCGTGCACCTCGTCCTGCCGGGAGACCGCGTTTTCATCGACGACAAGGACATCGCCAAGGCTTCGGTGACGCTGGCGCTGGCCGGGGGAACCGCTCCCTCGGCCCAACAGGTCCAGGCGATCGCGCACATCGTCGCGGGAGCGGTGCCCGAGCTGTCGCCGGAGAACGTGGCGGTGGTGGACACCTCGGGCCGCGTTCTGTGGGACGGAGGCGGCGATGGCGGAGGTCTCGTGGCCGCACGGCAGATCGAGATGCAGAGCGCGGTCGAGCGCGATATCAACGCGAAGGTCGCCCGGGTTCTCGAGCCGATTCTGGGGCCGGACGGCTTCGTCGTCCGGACCACCGCCATCCTCGACTTCCAGCGGATCAAGCGGCACGAGCGGCAGTACGATCCGGACAGCGGCGTCCTGGTCTCCGAGCAGAAACGCAAGGAGAAGACCCGCCGCGGCGCCGCGGGGGCGCGAGGCGTACCGGGGACCGGGTCGAACCTTCCGGGGGGCGCCGGCGGAGCCGCCGCCGGGGAAAGCGAACAGAGCGATTCCGTCGACCAGACGAGCAACTTCGAGTACTCGGTCGTCGAGAAGACGGTCGAGGAGCCGCAGGGGAGAATCCGCCGCCTTTCCGTGGCTGTGCTCGTGAACGAGAAACCGTCGTCCGACGGGGACGGCGCGACGACCGAGCCGAGAAGCGAAGAGGAGCTGGCCCGGATCGAGGAGCTCGTGAAGGCAGCGATCAGCTTCGACGAGGAGCGCGGAGACCAGGTGACCGTGGAGCAGGCGCCGTTCGTGCCGAAGCCGAAGGTGGAGCCCTCCCGGCGGTTCGCGCCGCGGAAATGGCTGCCGTTGGTGAAGTACCCGGCCCTGGTCGTGGCGCTTCTGCTCGTTTTCCTGCTCTTCTACCGCCCGATGGTGGCCACGGTGCGAGAGGCGCTTCGCGAGGCGGCGCGGGCCGCTGCGCCGGCCCCCGCTGAGGGTTCGGCGTCGCTCGAGGCGCCGCTCCAGATCGGTCCGCCGTCCCGGGTCGAGATTCTCCGCCAGAGCTTCCACAAGGCGGCGCTCGAGGAGCCCGAGGGCATGGCGCAGACGCTGAGGGTGTGGTTGCACGAGTCGAAGGGGCAAGACTGATGCCGGAAGAACTGTCGGGCGCCACGAAGGCCGCGATCGTGTTGTCGCTGATCGGGGAGGAAGCGGCCGCCAAGGTGCTGGAGCACCTCGACAAGAAGGAAGTCCGCCGCGTGACGATGGAGATCGCGGGCATCGAGATGATCGACGCCACCCGATATGAAAGCGTCCTCGAGGAGTTTCGTCAGATGCTCGAGCAGTCGCGGGGGCTCGAGCTGGCGGGACCGCCGCTGGCGCGCCGGTTGCTCGCGAAGGCGTGCCCGGACGACGCCGATCGGATCATGGGGGAGATCGCGCCCCGCCGGCGCGTCGACGACGAGGACGGGCCTCCTCCACCTCCCCCCGAGCTGCCCGAGGTGGTGGTCCGCGCTCCGGTGAGGCGCCTGGCGATGCTCCTCGCCGACGAGCCGCCGCAGACCGTCGCTCTGGTTCTGGCGCTGCTCCCTCCGCGGAAGGCCGCGCGCCTTCTGGCGATGATGAATCGCGAGCAGCGCATCGAGGTCACGCGCCGCATGGCGTCGATGAACGAGGTTCGGAGCGAGGTGGTGGCTCGGGTCGGCGAGGTCCTGTCCCAGCGTCTCGACGAGCTCTGCGACGAGCCGCTCGTGCCCCTCGACGGCATTCAGACGGCAGCGGATCGGCTGACCAATCTCGGCCGCGCCAACGGCCAGGAGATCGTCGAGGCCCTCAGCGAGGGTTTCCCCGAGCTGGCGACCCAGCTCCGCGACATCCTGTTCACCTTCGACATGCTGCGGGGCCTCGGAGACCGCGATGCGCAGGAGGTGCTCAAACAGGTGGATCGGAGCACCCTCGCTCTGGCCCTGAAAGGGGCGGATCCCGAGCTGCACGCGATCTTCTTCCGAAACATGTCGGAGCGAGCCGGCCAGATGCTCAAGGAGGAGATGGAATTCCTCGGTGCGCCGAAGCTCGCGGACATCGAGAAGGCCCAGAGGACGATCATCGACCTCGTCCTGAAGCTGGAGAAGGAGGGGACGATCTCCCTCGAGGAGCAGGCCGTTGTCGCCGGGTAGGGTGATCGACAACGCGGAGGTTCGGCCGTACAGACCGCCCCGCGCCGACGCCGGCGAGGCGCCGGCGCGCGACGATGCGGCCGAGCTGGAGCGCCTCCGCGAGGAGCTGGCCCGCGAGGCGCGGGAGGCGGCGGCACGCGAGCTGGAGGCGGAACGGGAACGACTCCGCGCCCGGCTGTCCGAGAGCGTGGCGAAGCTCGAGGCGCTCGCGCGAGACCTGAGCGAAGAGCTGCGCCGCGAGGTGCCGCGCCTCGCTCTGGAGATCGCGGGGAGAATCGTCCGGGCGCGGATCGAGGAGGGGGATCCCGTCGCGGAACGTGTCGTTCGCGAACTGCTGGACCGCCCGCTTCCCGGCGGGGTGCGACGCGTTCGGCTGCACCCCGACGACATGGCGGTGGCGGACGGGGCGGCGTCGGGGAGCCCGTCCGCGGTGGAATTCGTGGCCGACCCCTCGGTGGGGCGCGGCGGGGTGATCGTCGAAACGGAGGAGGAAGAGGTCGACGCCCGGATCGAGACGGGATTCCGCGCCTTCTGGGCCGCGTTGATGGAGGACCGGTGACGGGGGATCGGGGCACCGTGACGGAGCTGGTTCGGCGGCTGCGGCGTCGCGTCGGTGAGGTGGATCCGGTGGCGCACGCCGGCCGGGTCGTTCGGGCCGTGGGTCTCGCGGTGGAATCCCGGGGTCCGCGGGTGGCGGTGGGAGAGGAGTGCCGTCTCGAGAGCGCCGGCGGCGAGCTTCTCTCCCTGGCCGAGGTCGTGGGTTTCGAGGGAAACACGATCTACACCATGCCCGTCGACCCCGTTCGGGGACTCCGGCGCGGCGACCGCGTCGTCGCCACGGGAAGCCACCCCCGGGTGCCGGTGGGCGACGCGCTTCTCGGGCGCGTGCTTGATGCGGACGGCCGCCCGATCGACGGAGGGCCGCCGCCGCCCGTCACCGAGCGGGCGGTGATCCACCGCGATCCGATCCCCGCGCTCGCGCGCCCGCTGATCGACGAACCGCTCGTCACCGGGGTGCGCGCCATCGATGGGCTGGTCACCATCGGCCGGGGGCAGCGGATCGGCATCTTCGCCGGCTCCGGAGTGGGGAAGAGCCGCCTCCTCGGTGCGCTGGCGCGTCACGCCCGGGACGACGTGATCGTGATCGCCCTGGTGGGGGAGCGGAACCGGGAGGTCCGGGAGTTCGTGGAGAGGGAGCTCGCGGGCGGCGGCCGGGATCGCTCGGTCACGTTCGTGGCCACCTCCGACGAGTCGCCCCTGCGGCGGGTGCGCTGCGCGCTCGCCGCGACCACCGTGGCCGAAGAGTTTCGCGCCCACGGGCGGAACGTGACGCTTCTGATGGACTCGGTGACGCGCGTCGCCATGGCCCTCCGCGAGATCGGCCTGGCCACCGGTGAACCGCCGTCGTCGAAGGGATATCCCCCATCCGTGTTCGCCTTCCTGCCGCGGCTGCTCGAGCGCGCCGGGCGCATGTCGGGAGGCGGATCGGTCACCGGCATCTACACCGTCTTCGTCGAAGGGGACGATCTGACCGATCCGGTCGCCGACGCGTCGCGCGCGATTCTGGACGGACACATCGTTCTCTCCAGGGAACTCGCGGAGCGCGCCCACTATCCCGCGATCGACGTGCTCGCGAGCACCTCGAGGGTCATGCTCCAGGTGATCGACGATCGCCACCGGCGGGCCGCGGAGCGCGTTCGCCGCCTGCTCGCCGTCCACCGCGAAAACCGCGATCTGGTGGCGATCGGCGCCTACAAACCGGGCGCGGATCCCGAGCTGGATGCGGCGGTCTCCGCGCACCGCGAGATCGAGGCCTTCCTGCGCCAGGACCTCTCCGAGCCGAGCCCGTGGGAGGAAACCCGGCAGCGTCTGGAAGCCATCGCGGAGCCGACGCCGTGAGCCGCTTCCGATTCCGCCTGGCCGCTCCGTTGCGTCTGGCTCGCCTTCGGCGGGAGGAGTTGCGCCGCCGGCTGGCGGAGGAGATCCGCCGGGAGATCGAGCTCGAAGAGCAGATCCGGCGCCTCAGGGAGGCGGGCCGGGGCGCCGCCGCGGACGTCCTCGCGCGCGCGCCGGGAGGCATCGGAGGGGACGAGTTCCGGCAGACCGCGCAGGTGATCGAAGCGGCGCGCGCCCGGGCGGAGATTCTCGCGAGGGAGCAGCGTTCGGTCCGGCAGAGGCTCGAGTCGGCGAGGTCGGAGCTGGCCGGTATCGGCCGCCGGGTCCAGGTCCTCGAGAGGCTGGAACGGGAGGCGCACCGGGCCCATCGCCTGGCGCTTCTCAAGCGCGAGCAGGCCGAGATCGACGATCTCACACTGGTGCGCCGCGGGGGCTCGGCCC
This genomic interval from Acidobacteriota bacterium contains the following:
- the fliF gene encoding flagellar M-ring protein FliF, with translation MQEMIRQLKAAWLSLSLKQRISLGASALMTAAAVIALVWWAKQPTWSILYTGLDPKEAQQIVQTLQARKVPLRLSEGGQTIEVPAERVDRLRIELAAQNLPTSGRFGFMSMFEQETLAQSNEMQRIRYQKALEDELAQTIEALDEVRSARVHLVLPGDRVFIDDKDIAKASVTLALAGGTAPSAQQVQAIAHIVAGAVPELSPENVAVVDTSGRVLWDGGGDGGGLVAARQIEMQSAVERDINAKVARVLEPILGPDGFVVRTTAILDFQRIKRHERQYDPDSGVLVSEQKRKEKTRRGAAGARGVPGTGSNLPGGAGGAAAGESEQSDSVDQTSNFEYSVVEKTVEEPQGRIRRLSVAVLVNEKPSSDGDGATTEPRSEEELARIEELVKAAISFDEERGDQVTVEQAPFVPKPKVEPSRRFAPRKWLPLVKYPALVVALLLVFLLFYRPMVATVREALREAARAAAPAPAEGSASLEAPLQIGPPSRVEILRQSFHKAALEEPEGMAQTLRVWLHESKGQD
- the fliG gene encoding flagellar motor switch protein FliG; the encoded protein is MPEELSGATKAAIVLSLIGEEAAAKVLEHLDKKEVRRVTMEIAGIEMIDATRYESVLEEFRQMLEQSRGLELAGPPLARRLLAKACPDDADRIMGEIAPRRRVDDEDGPPPPPPELPEVVVRAPVRRLAMLLADEPPQTVALVLALLPPRKAARLLAMMNREQRIEVTRRMASMNEVRSEVVARVGEVLSQRLDELCDEPLVPLDGIQTAADRLTNLGRANGQEIVEALSEGFPELATQLRDILFTFDMLRGLGDRDAQEVLKQVDRSTLALALKGADPELHAIFFRNMSERAGQMLKEEMEFLGAPKLADIEKAQRTIIDLVLKLEKEGTISLEEQAVVAG
- a CDS encoding FliI/YscN family ATPase — protein: MTELVRRLRRRVGEVDPVAHAGRVVRAVGLAVESRGPRVAVGEECRLESAGGELLSLAEVVGFEGNTIYTMPVDPVRGLRRGDRVVATGSHPRVPVGDALLGRVLDADGRPIDGGPPPPVTERAVIHRDPIPALARPLIDEPLVTGVRAIDGLVTIGRGQRIGIFAGSGVGKSRLLGALARHARDDVIVIALVGERNREVREFVERELAGGGRDRSVTFVATSDESPLRRVRCALAATTVAEEFRAHGRNVTLLMDSVTRVAMALREIGLATGEPPSSKGYPPSVFAFLPRLLERAGRMSGGGSVTGIYTVFVEGDDLTDPVADASRAILDGHIVLSRELAERAHYPAIDVLASTSRVMLQVIDDRHRRAAERVRRLLAVHRENRDLVAIGAYKPGADPELDAAVSAHREIEAFLRQDLSEPSPWEETRQRLEAIAEPTP